The genomic stretch gatctggcctttcggcagcgcaaaaagaagttgcaaaagtagctcctttttgcaccacagaaagggcaccctaggcccTGCGACTGTGGCTTTTCGCTGCTTCTTCGGGCACAGTGCATGTAAGTGCTGCATCTAAGACATGCTGTGATGCCATCTGCCGTCAGGTCAGGCAggcagcatgggggtggagtaAGGCAGCTGGCATGTGTATGCCACGGCCCCCATGCCACTGTATAATGTCGGTCTGTCAATCCCCCTCAAACTGCTGCTCTAGGAAATATATTCCATTTTCCAAAAagggttgttgctgttcttgtatGGAATGCACCTGTAGAGTATGCACTGTTTTAATTATTCAGTTGCAGATAAACCTGGAAGTTTTTGGTTATAGTAACAAAATACCCCGCCGACATTCAGAGGCCCCATTTCATTGTATTCCATAAAGGTGAGACTAGCACAAGGGCAATAGTCTTCAAATCCccctttttttgtttatttcttttttcttccttctttgctgGGCATGAACTGAAGTTGTTGTTGGTGCTCAAACCTTCCTCAAGACCTTGTATCTCAATGCAACATAACAAAATtctccaaaatccaccaaacagtgatatcttttattgggacaacaaaatgcaaataaaGCATGATGTAAGCTTTCGaagatccactggcttcttcatcagtaaGGTGTtgaaatcatacagaagaaagtaAAAGGCGATGACTAAtatcaattttgttttctttctttctttcgtaaGGTTTtcaacaccttgcctgatgaagaagccaatggacctttaaaagcttgcaacatgtatttttgtgtattttggttggtcaataaaggtatcattattttgtggattttggatggccAACACGGCAATCCTAGAtatgtttttctaaaagattattCTGTTCCTGCTTGAGAACACTTTTTCTCACGATCATTTTCAAAGGAAAGTTTCAGCTGAATGGCAGGAAGGAAGagaacccactgcagaaatgtgTAAGCCAGAAGAACATGTGGGTGCTTGCTAGGAATATGTGTTTGTACAGAATAGGTGACCTAGTGAAATTGGAATTTAGGATTTTTTGAACTATAGACACTTTGTCTGGCATCTGTTCAGGTTTTAGCTTGGCAAAAaagtacactggtcccccgggttacgaatacccaggttacgaaattttcgggatacgaaaaaatcccatagggatttattgttttttcggcttacgaagggttttttcgggttacgaaaaaaccccgcgcggctgttttaaatggagccgcggcacagccgcggctttttccccatagcgctatgggctattcggcttacgaagtatcccgggttacaagcggcggcggaacgaattaatttcgtaacccgggtaccaGTGTACACAAATAACCTATAGTGGGTGGAAATCATGTTAATCATTGTTTAAACCCAATATAATTTCAAACCTTGGAGCTGGGGCTGGGTGCTGTGTATCAATAAGATTCTCTGTGATGAGAGTGACCTctacatggagaagagaaggtgttcTGCAACGAATAGGTGCCTCTTCCAGGGGCTGTTTTACACTACCGAGTTGtaatactatgattccactttaactctatAACCACAACCTATGGGGTTTGTAGGCTGGTGTCGCACTGGagttctctggttgagaattctaaatgttcatCCCAAAACTCTACATCCTAGGATTTCACAGGAggaagctatggcagttaaagtggaatcatggcactgtaattgtgtagtgtggaagggccccAAATAACCCAATAACGTAGAAAGGGTGTTTTGAATTTCCGCTCTAATCATACCCTCCAACCCTGAGCATGCAGATGAAAATGTGATGTGTCTGTCCCTTATTAGCCTACAAAGCAGCAGTCAAGATTGACAATTATATATACTTATGTGTACGTCTAGAAATTCTAGTCAAAAACTGACCCCCCCCCAActgagggcccattcagactacactttaccccggatcaggaatcgattctagcacgtgaagttcatattggccccgattctgccacaatccattttgaggcatgcacaagcaaatgcccTTTAGCCTGGGTCATCCAGATTCGGAGCAAAATCcgtctttttggaaaaaaaacgggttctgcgaaatatgaacttgcccctgatcatgatcgggtcaagttcaggggagggattaaggtcagagggcgagCAAAGGgtagggcattccctcccctcattggaggaggagggggggaggaggaaagagctggaggaaggatgcaaaaagggggaatctgacaggaggcaaaagggtgacaggaggcaaaaaggggtgactgacagggtcaattcagggcaggtcagaggcccagagcaaggcaaggctctactctccagcagggaccttttccctttgtttgttttttaaattatttttctccatctatgcgcatgttttttgcttcaggtagatctatatttagatagaatgtggctagctgcttgttcacgttccctttcatttcctggcTTCCTCGCTGAAAGGAGCCCTTTGCAAGAAGCTTTGAAGCATGCGAATGAATGCTataatgcgaatgttacaatatGTTTCTCTTTGCAATTTGGCAAACTTGCAAATTGatatacagaatgcttttgctactatcTCAAAGAGGTAGCCTAGGAAAAGCATGCATGGCATtgcttccttttctggcatttccgaggtgaggaattttttattgttattattattattaatattattaacagtagtagtagtattccATGTGTATGAGACATTCtgaggtggcaaggaggggggatacaggatacaaagatggcattttggggttgaaaatgggcccaagggcagatcataacctgtaCTGACCCAAatgctcacaacacacacacacacacacacacacacacacacacgaggtttttaaatttgacaaaatgtgcgcattttggGGCCTGGtcgtttaaaaaaaaaggacaggGGAAGCACACtgccgatgccccaatgagtgctggaaacgtcacctatgacaatcGCGAAACTGAAATTTGATTGGCAGcaggcaccttcattttaaactcaatTTCTCAAGGGGGCATTCGGGGCAAAATACCCCTGGTTaggtagtgagcacttgcttctggagggattcaGGGAGGGGAAAACCGAAGctccccagttccttccagcgcaaaaccgccagtgagaatggggcctgagtcaacttatccgtgggtcaatttaagtactgtGCTTTAAAATGAACTAAGcactagtgaaaggcaagagtgtaacctgccctggaagcactgatccctctCTACTGTCTTATCTATCCAGCCTTTTGTGTGAGTGCAAGCAGTTATGCCTACTGCaaatttgcaagttctttggcattgttttgttttgcttcctcctttagatcctttgttacatgccccaaatTTATCCTCTACTTATCCATTGGTcattatcaaaatccataattttggccccaaaacttgtcctcaacttatatatgagtcaagtatatatggtagttattTCCTGGTAGGAAATAATGATGTACAGTTATCCCTCCTgattcgcaggggatccattccagacccctccacGAATCTGGAAAAATGCCACTATTCAAGTCACCACTGATTTCACTAGCGGCATGCTCCTGCAcctgcaccattttgtccttcctTGCTTACTGTCCGTGAATGGGTGAGACCATGGACTCCAAGTCCacgggagggacgactgtataacTATGTACTTTGCTAAAGTCTATAGAAGCTTCTTCTAAGCATTGTGTAGCCAGACCATGATAATATGGGAAAAACTGTAGAGAAAATCCACttaccttatcacacacacacagctacatgAAAAGGGGCTCTGCttgtgcttgttgttgttctgtggtttcaagttgtttccaacttatgatgaccttaaagcaaacctatcatagggttttctagtcaagattttttttcagaggaggtttgccattgccttcccctgaaactgagaacatgtgacttatTGCTTATGCTTCAAGCTCCCAATTTGTTCAGGTTTTGTTGAGTTGGGGTTTGTGCCTGTTTTGCTGAAAAAACAGTGGTCAGGTTTTATATTATGCAAATTTATTACTACAACACACACTAAAATGTGATTCTTTCAAATGCTAAGTACAAGATGCTTTTTAAATCAGTCAGTAATGTCCTAAAAGTCACATGGGATTAGAGGCTAGATTGGCTTGATACTCCCTGGGAAACAGCTGTTTTCTTCGGGAGAAGCTGGGCTTGGATATTGGGCATCACGCCTCCTTCTGCAATCGTCACATTGGCAAACAACTTGTTCAACTCCTCATCTCTCCTCACCGCCAGTTGGATGTGTCGTGGTCCAATCCGTTGCTTCTTGTTGTCATGAGCAGCGGTGCCTGCCAGCTCCAGTATCTCTGCAGTCAGGTACTCTAAAACTGCTGCCAGGTACACAGAGGCACCAGCACCTATTCGTTCAGCATAGTTCCCTCGTCTCAGGTATCGGGCAATACGGCCCACAGGGAACTGCAGACCAGCTTTTGCGCTCTTGGTTTTCTGGAAAGCTGAAGGCTTTGGTTTCTTACCACGTCCAGACATGGTGGCTCCTATAAAGAGAGGCAACAGTCTACCTTCATTACTCCCATCCAATTGGTTTTTCCATAGAGTTAAGCTTCCTGGTAGCAAGCCAG from Sceloporus undulatus isolate JIND9_A2432 ecotype Alabama chromosome 3, SceUnd_v1.1, whole genome shotgun sequence encodes the following:
- the LOC121925829 gene encoding late histone H2A.2.2-like encodes the protein MSGRGKKPKPSAFQKTKSAKAGLQFPVGRIARYLRRGNYAERIGAGASVYLAAVLEYLTAEILELAGTAAHDNKKQRIGPRHIQLAVRRDEELNKLFANVTIAEGGVMPNIQAQLLPKKTAVSQGVSSQSSL